DNA sequence from the Pichia kudriavzevii chromosome 4, complete sequence genome:
AAGCCATCCAAGCAGTTTGTGATGCAAGAATTCCAAAGAGATTGGTTGAATTATTAGGCCATGAGTCAACATTAGTTCAAACTCCTGCTTTGAGAGCAGTTGGTAATATTGTTACAGGTACTGATCTGCAAACTCAAATTGTAATCAATGCAGGTGTTTTACCAGCATTGGGTCCCTTGTTAAGATCAAGCAaagaatcaatcaaaaaagaagcatGTTGGACTATCTCCAATATTACGGCGGGTAACGCAGATCAAATTCAGGCTGTCATTGATGCTAACTTAATACCTCAAATCATTAGACTATTGACAACAGGTGATTATAAGACGAAAAAGGAGGCATGTTGGGCAATTTCGAATGCATCATCTGGTGGATTATCAAGACCGGACCAAATCAAATATTTGGTTAGCCAAGGGTGTATCAAACCATTGTGTGATTTATTGGCAATTGCAGAtaacaaaattattgaagttACACTAGATGCTATTGAGAATATATTGAAGGTTGGcgaaattgaaaaagaagcaagaaattccaatatcaatgaaaatgccgtttttattgaagaagctgGTGGTGCCGagaaaatctttgaatgtCAAAACAATGTCAACGACAAAATCTATAACAAGGCATTCCATATTTTAGACACCTATTTCGgggaggaagaagatgaaggtGATATGGCTAATTATGATACTATGCAGCCACAAGTTTCTGAAAATGGCCAACAGTTTGGATTTGGTGTTGACCCAAAATTACAAGATGGtggtttcaattttaaCTAAAACTCTCACAGGTTATAAAATAGAGCACTCACCAAAACACTAAAACATGACAACTACAATTTTCTCTattccttcaattttttttgtcttttcttctattcTCTCTCTGACCTCTCTTCCTATCTTTAGTCTCCTttaaatattgaatttttatttttacttTTACCTTTACTCTTTAATgatagaaaaaaatgatttgaataatAGTTGGAGTTCAATGTTCAGTTTAAAACATTTAATGATATTTATATCAATTGCATTTCACAACACAGTTTGATTGTTGAACGGttctattttcattgtttaattaaatttttttctctatcaCCTCTTTATATATCTATTTCCTCGTCTTTTTATAATAGTCATGTAATTTTAagtctttttcaaattagggaaaaaaaatgaaaataatgaaggTTGGCTTTTGGtaaattagaaaatatAGAATGACTATAATGtaagaaaaaattatacATTAATAAACGAttttaaacaaaaaaaaagcgtAATTAAGAAATTAGGTTGATGATGGTGGTTTTTATAGAACTTGTTTGTCTCTTTTTGGGAAACTTACTTATAATAATAATGCTGCTGCTGCACAACCAACAGCTCCAGCAGACCAAGCAACaactgaatttttcataACAAAAGGATTGACTGCTGCGTTAGCTGCAGCGCCTTCGTAGACAGTGGTGGTAGTTTGTTCATGATGTGTGTTGTTAAATTTACCAAACTTGTGAGTACCGGTCGATGTAGAAGAAGAGGTTGTTTCATGGTGGGTGTTGTTGAATCTACCAAACTTGTGAGTACCGGTTGAGGTAGAAGAAGAGGTTGTTTCATGGTGGGTGTTGTTGAATCTACCAAACTTGTGAGTACCGGTTGAGGTAGAAGAAGAGGTTGTTTCATGGTGAGTGTTGTTGAATCTACCAAACTTATGGGTACCAGtggaagaggaagaagaggttGTTTCATGGTGAGTGTTGTTGAATCTACCAAACTTATGGGTACCAGtagaagaggaagaagtgGTTGTTTCATGGTGAGTGTTGTTGAATCTACCAAACTTGTGAGTGACTTCAGCACCAGATTTCACAACAGTGACAGTTGTGGTTGGAGTGTGTGCTTCTGCTTCAGCACAAACTGCAGTTGCTAACAGTGCAGAGTTTAAGACAGTTGAGAACTTCATTATTAgatattattcaaaaaggtctattttctttttttttcttctattttaGAGTTAATTGACAAACCAAATATGGGCAATTGCTCAATAAAAGTGGTAACGAAAGAATTCAGAAATGGATTATCACTTAGAGGAGGGTATGAACAGAATCGAgttgaacaagaagaaaaaaatatgcaaTTTTCGAAAAACCTTTGGTTAGAAATTGagtgattttttctctcttttttttttggtctTGTAGAACGTTCTTTGGAAAGTTAGCTTTGCAATATGGGTAATTAGAGTCTAGCAATAAACCAAATCAGTACACAAATGTAAGACACTAATCTTCACAGTAGaactaaagaaaaaaaaatcgatTATTACCGTTATTGAACCAAGGCTAAAAAGGAGGAGCAGACGGCAACCAAAATAAACAGCCACGGACGGGAAGTAATGTACGATAACACTAATTGGCCAGAAAATGCGGAAAATGCGGAAACAGtctgaaatttttggaattggCCAACCTCGCGGAACAACCGAAAAAACTTACCGCCGGCGTCcccaaagaggaaatttGTAAACACACATCTTTTCCTTGGCCCTCCCCATTTTCTAGGTGCACGGGTGTTatgggtttttttttcagtttctttattcttcttctcaTATGTCAGGCCAATATATTACGCATCTGGGGGTCGAACCTTCGTTTGTTTAGAACTCGGTAGGAAAGTTGTGTTTTTCTCATGTTGTAAATTTTATGTTCCCAGAGCTCGttgagcaaaaaaaaataaaaaaataaaaaaataaaagaaaaaataaaaaaaaacacgTGCTTGTTTCgagaatttcaaagagagCCAAGGCTAACAAAGGGGgagaaaaggaaaaggaattgtttattatttttttttccttctatTTGTACACTAGTAAGCTCAGTCTCCGTATTTCCATCTCTGC
Encoded proteins:
- a CDS encoding uncharacterized protein (PKUD0D00270; similar to Saccharomyces cerevisiae YNL190W; ancestral locus Anc_2.62); this encodes MKFSTVLNSALLATAVCAEAEAHTPTTTVTVVKSGAEVTHKFGRFNNTHHETTTSSSSTGTHKFGRFNNTHHETTSSSSSTGTHKFGRFNNTHHETTSSSTSTGTHKFGRFNNTHHETTSSSTSTGTHKFGRFNNTHHETTSSSTSTGTHKFGKFNNTHHEQTTTTVYEGAAANAAVNPFVMKNSVVAWSAGAVGCAAAALLL